A window of the Archocentrus centrarchus isolate MPI-CPG fArcCen1 chromosome 9, fArcCen1, whole genome shotgun sequence genome harbors these coding sequences:
- the ikbkb gene encoding inhibitor of nuclear factor kappa-B kinase subunit beta, with amino-acid sequence MNRVPLQQPQSCGPWELKERLGTGGFGNVTRWQNKDTEEQIAIKQCRQELSQRNKERWCLEIQIMKRLDHVNVVAAREVPEGMQKLVATNDLPLLAMEYCQGGDLRKYLNLLENCCGMREGSILILLRDISSALTYLHKKRIIHRDLKPENIVLQQGEKRLIHKIIDLGYAKELDQSSLCTSFVGTLQYLAPELIERQRYTVTVDYWSFGTLVFECITGFRPFLPTWQPVPWHNKLRLKQDDDIVVYEDLTGEVRFSKHIPQPNSLNSLLLEKMEKWLRLMLKWSPQERGKDPSATPSDCFSQLERLLQLKLVHVLNMMSAKILTYSVSDTETVASLQLRIEKDTNIPAANQELLLEAGLALEPQALATQCAVDYTEVDGRRTDLPLVFLFDRSSCLYEPQFAPRTLPENIRFVQTDPNHVLAYSPLRRTCGQAWHTIRCLKEDWQRLQQGQKAAIMSLLRHNSSLSKQKNEMVSMHQRLIAKLDFFTTSLHIDMDKYQEQTATGIASDKLLGVWREMEQTAASCGQAKVSELEEEMMQLQPDIVDVQRQPWRSGEALDTLEGKAMELFRRLREKPKDQRCSGDSQEVVRLVVQAVQFYERKLRDFYSHLSKTALCRQRVMELLPKVEGVVQKMAESEQVLMSLQERRQRELWNLLKVACSKVRSPVSGSPDGLRTPSSVLTPRHSLQQLDESLVEESRTFESRFQSLLHDTIQESESSMEMLREWTWLHGAQNFSSDLS; translated from the exons CAAG gacaCAGAGGAGCAGATTGCTATAAAACAGTGTCGCCAGGAGCTGAGCCAGAGAAACAAGGAGAGATGGTGCCTGGAGATCCAAATCATGAAGAG GTTGGATCATGTCAATGTGGTTGCTGCCCGAGAAGTTCCTGAAGGAATGCAGAAACTGGTGGCCACCAATGATCTGCCATTGCTGGCCATGGAGTACTGTCAGGGTGGAGATCTGAGGAAG TATCTGAACCTCTTGGAGAACTGCTGTGGAATGAGGGAGGGGTCCATTTTGATTCTGCTACGTGATATTT CTTCGGCTCTAACCTACCTCCATAAGAAGAGGATCATTCACAGGGATTTGAAACCAGAAAACATTGTACTGCAGCAGGGAGAGAAGAGA TTGATCCATAAGATTATAGATCTTGGCTATGCTAAAGAGTTGGACCAGAGCAGTCTTTGCACATCATTTGTGGGAACCCTGCAGTACTTA GCTCCAGAGCTCATAGAGAGGCAGAGGTACACAGTCACTGTGGACTACTGGAGCTTCGGGACTTTGGTGTTTGAGTGTATCACAGGATTTCGGCCTTTCCTGCCAACATGGCAACCTGTTCCCTG gcataaCAAACTCAGGCTGAAGCAGGATGATGATATTGTTGTCTATGAGGACCTCACTGGGGAGGTCCGCTTCTCCAAACATATCCCCCAGCCCAACAGCTTAAACAG TCTGTTATTAGAGAAGATGGAGAAGTGGCTGCGGCTGATGTTAAAGTGGTCTCCtcaggagagagggaaagaccCCAGTGCTACCCCCAGCGACTGCTTTTCCCAGCTGGAGCGCTTACTGCAGCTCAAG CTGGTTCATGTCCTGAACATGATGTCTGCTAAGATCCTGACTTACTCTGTATCAGATACTGAGACCGTGGCCAGCCTGCAGCTAAGAATAGAGAAAGACACCAACATccctgcagccaatcaggagctgCTGCTCGAAGCTGGCTTGGCCTTGGAGCCTCAAGCACTGGCCACACAGTGCGCAGTAGATTACACA GAGGTAGATGGACGAAGAACAGACTTGCCTCTGGTTTTCCTCTTTGATCGTTCCTCTTGTCTTTATGAACCTCAGTTTGCTCCTCGAACTCTGCCTGAAAATATCCGCTTTGTCC AAACCGACCCTAACCACGTTCTGGCTTACAGCCCTCTGAGGAGGACTTGCGGCCAAGCGTGGCACACCATCCGCTGTCTGAAGGAAGACTGGCAAAGACTGCAGCAGGGGCAGAAAGCTGCCAT CATGAGCCTGCTTAGACACAACTCTTCGCTGTCCAAACAGAAGAATGAGATGGTGTCCATGCACCAGAGACTCATTGCCAAACTGGATTTTTTCACCACCAGCCTTCACATAGACATGGACAAATACCAGGAGCAGACAGCCACAGGGATTG catcagACAAACTGCTGGGTGTGTGGAGAGAGATGGAGCAAACTGCTGCCAGCTGTGGTCAG GCCAAGGTGAGTGAACTGGAGGAGGAGATGATGCAGCTGCAGCCAGACATAGTGGATGTGCAGCGGCAACCGTGGAGGAGTGGAGAGGCCTTAGATACACT TGAAGGAAAAGCCATGGAGCTGTTTCGAAGACTCCGAGAGAAACCGAAAG ACCAGAGGTGCTCAGGAGACAGTCAGGAGGTGGTGCGTCTGGTGGTTCAGGCAGTGCAGTTCTATGAGAGGAAGCTCAGAGATTTCTACTCGCACCTCAG TAAGACTGCTCTGTGCCGTCAGCGTGTGATGGAGCTGCTGCCGAAGGTGGAGGGCGTGGTCCAGAAAATGGCAGAGAGTGAACAAGTCCTGATGAGTCTGCAGGAGAGACGACAGAGAGAGCTGTGGAACCTGCTCAAAGTCGCCTGT AGTAAAGTTCGCAGCCCAGTGAGCGGGAGTCCAGATGGATTACGAACCCCGTCGTCAGTACTGACCCCTAGACACAGCTTACAACAACT tgatgagtCTCTTGTGGAGGAGAGCAGGACGTTTGAGAGTCGCTTTCAGAGTTTGCTGCATGACACCATCCAGGAATCGGAGAGCAGCATGGAG ATGCTGAGGGAGTGGACGTGGCTGCATGGAGCCCAGAATTTCTCCAGTGACCTCTCCTAA
- the vdac3 gene encoding voltage-dependent anion-selective channel protein 3 isoform X3, with translation MAVPPAYSDLGKSAKDILNKGFGYGVLKLDVKTKSQSGVMEFATSGSSNTDTGKSGGHLETKYKMKDLGLTFSQKWSTDNTLTTEITLEDQLANGLKLGLDTSFVPNTGKKSAKLKTSYKRDFVNVGCDLDFDMAGPTVHTAAVLGYEGWLAGYQMAFDTAKSKLTKNNLALGYKADDFQLHTCVNDGTEFGGSIYQKVNSNLETAVNLAWTAGSNNTRFGIGAKYQLEKDASLSAKVNNACIVGLGYTQTLRPGVKLTLSALIDGKNVNAGGHKIGLGFELEA, from the exons ATGGCTGTCCCTCCTGCATACTCAGACCTGGGGAAATCTGCCAAAGATATCCTCAATAAAGGCTTCG GTTATGGTGTACTGAAGCTAGATGTTAAGACCAAGTCTCAAAGTGGAGTT ATG GAGTTTGCCACTTCTGGCTCCAGCAACACAGATACAGGGAAATCAGGAGGCCACCTGGAGACAAAGTACAAAATGAAAGATCTGGGTCTCACCTTCTCCCAGAAGTGGAGCACTGACAACACACTCACAACAGAAATCACCCTGGAGGACCAG CTGGCTAACGGCCTGAAGCTCGGTCTGGACACGTCATTTGTGCCCAACACTGG CAAGAAGAGTGCCAAACTGAAGACTAGCTACAAGCGGGACTTTGTGAATGTGGGCTGTGACCTGGACTTTGACATGGCCGGCCCCACTGTCCACACGGCGGCCGTGCTTGGCTACGAGGGCTGGCTGGCTGGTTACCAGATGGCTTTCGACACTGCCAAATCTAAACTGACCAAGAACAACTTGGCACTTGGATACAAAGCTGATGACTTCCAGCTTCACACCTGTGT TAATGATGGCACAGAGTTCGGAGGCTCGATTTACCAAAAGGTGAACAGCAACCTGGAGACAGCAGTCAACCTGGCCTGGACAGCAGGCAGCAACAACACACGTTTTGGAATTGGAGCCAAATACCAGCTGGAAAAGGATGCCTCCCTGTCG GCCAAGGTTAACAACGCCTGCATTGTTGGACTTggatacacacaaacactcaggcCAG GAGTGAAGCTCACCCTCTCTGCTCTGATCGATGGGAAGAACGTGAACGCCGGTGGGCACAAAATCGGCCTTGGTTTTGAGCTGGAGGCGTAA
- the vdac3 gene encoding voltage-dependent anion-selective channel protein 3 isoform X2 produces MAENVGIVQQQDMPGKDQHAENKDHCVTCQSHTAKGHDTMAVPPAYSDLGKSAKDILNKGFGYGVLKLDVKTKSQSGVEFATSGSSNTDTGKSGGHLETKYKMKDLGLTFSQKWSTDNTLTTEITLEDQLANGLKLGLDTSFVPNTGKKSAKLKTSYKRDFVNVGCDLDFDMAGPTVHTAAVLGYEGWLAGYQMAFDTAKSKLTKNNLALGYKADDFQLHTCVNDGTEFGGSIYQKVNSNLETAVNLAWTAGSNNTRFGIGAKYQLEKDASLSAKVNNACIVGLGYTQTLRPGVKLTLSALIDGKNVNAGGHKIGLGFELEA; encoded by the exons ATGGCAGAGAATGTTGGGATTGTACAGCAGCAGGACATGCCAGGAAAAGACCAACATGCAGAGAACAAAGACCACTGTGTGACATGTCAGAGCCACACGGCAAAGGGACATG aCACAATGGCTGTCCCTCCTGCATACTCAGACCTGGGGAAATCTGCCAAAGATATCCTCAATAAAGGCTTCG GTTATGGTGTACTGAAGCTAGATGTTAAGACCAAGTCTCAAAGTGGAGTT GAGTTTGCCACTTCTGGCTCCAGCAACACAGATACAGGGAAATCAGGAGGCCACCTGGAGACAAAGTACAAAATGAAAGATCTGGGTCTCACCTTCTCCCAGAAGTGGAGCACTGACAACACACTCACAACAGAAATCACCCTGGAGGACCAG CTGGCTAACGGCCTGAAGCTCGGTCTGGACACGTCATTTGTGCCCAACACTGG CAAGAAGAGTGCCAAACTGAAGACTAGCTACAAGCGGGACTTTGTGAATGTGGGCTGTGACCTGGACTTTGACATGGCCGGCCCCACTGTCCACACGGCGGCCGTGCTTGGCTACGAGGGCTGGCTGGCTGGTTACCAGATGGCTTTCGACACTGCCAAATCTAAACTGACCAAGAACAACTTGGCACTTGGATACAAAGCTGATGACTTCCAGCTTCACACCTGTGT TAATGATGGCACAGAGTTCGGAGGCTCGATTTACCAAAAGGTGAACAGCAACCTGGAGACAGCAGTCAACCTGGCCTGGACAGCAGGCAGCAACAACACACGTTTTGGAATTGGAGCCAAATACCAGCTGGAAAAGGATGCCTCCCTGTCG GCCAAGGTTAACAACGCCTGCATTGTTGGACTTggatacacacaaacactcaggcCAG GAGTGAAGCTCACCCTCTCTGCTCTGATCGATGGGAAGAACGTGAACGCCGGTGGGCACAAAATCGGCCTTGGTTTTGAGCTGGAGGCGTAA
- the vdac3 gene encoding voltage-dependent anion-selective channel protein 3 isoform X1, translating to MAENVGIVQQQDMPGKDQHAENKDHCVTCQSHTAKGHDTMAVPPAYSDLGKSAKDILNKGFGYGVLKLDVKTKSQSGVMEFATSGSSNTDTGKSGGHLETKYKMKDLGLTFSQKWSTDNTLTTEITLEDQLANGLKLGLDTSFVPNTGKKSAKLKTSYKRDFVNVGCDLDFDMAGPTVHTAAVLGYEGWLAGYQMAFDTAKSKLTKNNLALGYKADDFQLHTCVNDGTEFGGSIYQKVNSNLETAVNLAWTAGSNNTRFGIGAKYQLEKDASLSAKVNNACIVGLGYTQTLRPGVKLTLSALIDGKNVNAGGHKIGLGFELEA from the exons ATGGCAGAGAATGTTGGGATTGTACAGCAGCAGGACATGCCAGGAAAAGACCAACATGCAGAGAACAAAGACCACTGTGTGACATGTCAGAGCCACACGGCAAAGGGACATG aCACAATGGCTGTCCCTCCTGCATACTCAGACCTGGGGAAATCTGCCAAAGATATCCTCAATAAAGGCTTCG GTTATGGTGTACTGAAGCTAGATGTTAAGACCAAGTCTCAAAGTGGAGTT ATG GAGTTTGCCACTTCTGGCTCCAGCAACACAGATACAGGGAAATCAGGAGGCCACCTGGAGACAAAGTACAAAATGAAAGATCTGGGTCTCACCTTCTCCCAGAAGTGGAGCACTGACAACACACTCACAACAGAAATCACCCTGGAGGACCAG CTGGCTAACGGCCTGAAGCTCGGTCTGGACACGTCATTTGTGCCCAACACTGG CAAGAAGAGTGCCAAACTGAAGACTAGCTACAAGCGGGACTTTGTGAATGTGGGCTGTGACCTGGACTTTGACATGGCCGGCCCCACTGTCCACACGGCGGCCGTGCTTGGCTACGAGGGCTGGCTGGCTGGTTACCAGATGGCTTTCGACACTGCCAAATCTAAACTGACCAAGAACAACTTGGCACTTGGATACAAAGCTGATGACTTCCAGCTTCACACCTGTGT TAATGATGGCACAGAGTTCGGAGGCTCGATTTACCAAAAGGTGAACAGCAACCTGGAGACAGCAGTCAACCTGGCCTGGACAGCAGGCAGCAACAACACACGTTTTGGAATTGGAGCCAAATACCAGCTGGAAAAGGATGCCTCCCTGTCG GCCAAGGTTAACAACGCCTGCATTGTTGGACTTggatacacacaaacactcaggcCAG GAGTGAAGCTCACCCTCTCTGCTCTGATCGATGGGAAGAACGTGAACGCCGGTGGGCACAAAATCGGCCTTGGTTTTGAGCTGGAGGCGTAA
- the vdac3 gene encoding voltage-dependent anion-selective channel protein 3 isoform X4, translated as MAVPPAYSDLGKSAKDILNKGFGYGVLKLDVKTKSQSGVEFATSGSSNTDTGKSGGHLETKYKMKDLGLTFSQKWSTDNTLTTEITLEDQLANGLKLGLDTSFVPNTGKKSAKLKTSYKRDFVNVGCDLDFDMAGPTVHTAAVLGYEGWLAGYQMAFDTAKSKLTKNNLALGYKADDFQLHTCVNDGTEFGGSIYQKVNSNLETAVNLAWTAGSNNTRFGIGAKYQLEKDASLSAKVNNACIVGLGYTQTLRPGVKLTLSALIDGKNVNAGGHKIGLGFELEA; from the exons ATGGCTGTCCCTCCTGCATACTCAGACCTGGGGAAATCTGCCAAAGATATCCTCAATAAAGGCTTCG GTTATGGTGTACTGAAGCTAGATGTTAAGACCAAGTCTCAAAGTGGAGTT GAGTTTGCCACTTCTGGCTCCAGCAACACAGATACAGGGAAATCAGGAGGCCACCTGGAGACAAAGTACAAAATGAAAGATCTGGGTCTCACCTTCTCCCAGAAGTGGAGCACTGACAACACACTCACAACAGAAATCACCCTGGAGGACCAG CTGGCTAACGGCCTGAAGCTCGGTCTGGACACGTCATTTGTGCCCAACACTGG CAAGAAGAGTGCCAAACTGAAGACTAGCTACAAGCGGGACTTTGTGAATGTGGGCTGTGACCTGGACTTTGACATGGCCGGCCCCACTGTCCACACGGCGGCCGTGCTTGGCTACGAGGGCTGGCTGGCTGGTTACCAGATGGCTTTCGACACTGCCAAATCTAAACTGACCAAGAACAACTTGGCACTTGGATACAAAGCTGATGACTTCCAGCTTCACACCTGTGT TAATGATGGCACAGAGTTCGGAGGCTCGATTTACCAAAAGGTGAACAGCAACCTGGAGACAGCAGTCAACCTGGCCTGGACAGCAGGCAGCAACAACACACGTTTTGGAATTGGAGCCAAATACCAGCTGGAAAAGGATGCCTCCCTGTCG GCCAAGGTTAACAACGCCTGCATTGTTGGACTTggatacacacaaacactcaggcCAG GAGTGAAGCTCACCCTCTCTGCTCTGATCGATGGGAAGAACGTGAACGCCGGTGGGCACAAAATCGGCCTTGGTTTTGAGCTGGAGGCGTAA